In the Flavisolibacter tropicus genome, one interval contains:
- a CDS encoding EboA domain-containing protein, with amino-acid sequence MYTYDVNCLLGKLEGIIQQHVEAPVWSWLLQNRIFISDSKFNTAFALVPRKVGKGILTISKEQQVDIATIRPDFFINGWTMDRLCRVWLLLQLDASEKEEYAGKIELLFLGAEMNELVALYSALPVLAYPQHWRKRCSEGIRSNIGDVLLAIICNNPYPAEQLDDAAWNQMVLKAFFTEKPVHQIVGLDDRSNKDLAKILSDYAHERWAAHRSVNPLLWRCVSPFIDEALYPDIKKIASSTNPLEREAALLACSKSAYLPAKELLRQYVVSQTYTDETISWDHIAQQSAVAVA; translated from the coding sequence ATGTATACGTACGATGTAAACTGCCTGCTTGGTAAGCTGGAGGGAATTATACAGCAACATGTTGAAGCCCCTGTATGGAGCTGGCTCCTGCAAAACAGAATCTTTATTAGCGACTCCAAGTTTAATACTGCATTTGCGCTGGTACCACGGAAAGTTGGCAAAGGCATTCTTACCATTAGTAAAGAACAGCAAGTAGATATTGCTACCATACGTCCTGATTTTTTTATAAACGGATGGACTATGGACCGGCTTTGCCGAGTATGGTTACTGTTACAACTAGATGCTTCCGAAAAGGAGGAATATGCCGGAAAAATCGAATTACTTTTTTTGGGTGCTGAAATGAATGAACTGGTAGCGCTTTATTCTGCCTTGCCTGTTCTTGCCTATCCACAACATTGGCGGAAGCGTTGTTCTGAAGGTATACGTAGCAATATAGGCGATGTGCTCCTGGCTATAATTTGTAATAATCCTTATCCAGCTGAACAGCTTGATGATGCAGCCTGGAACCAGATGGTGCTGAAAGCTTTTTTTACGGAAAAGCCAGTGCACCAGATCGTTGGTCTGGATGATCGATCCAATAAAGACCTGGCAAAAATATTGTCGGATTATGCACATGAACGGTGGGCTGCGCATCGTTCCGTAAATCCATTACTGTGGCGTTGTGTAAGTCCTTTTATTGATGAAGCACTCTATCCCGATATCAAAAAAATAGCTTCTTCTACCAATCCCCTGGAACGAGAAGCGGCCTTACTGGCTTGCAGTAAGAGTGCCTATCTGCCCGCAAAAGAATTACTCCGGCAATATGTTGTTTCCCAAACGTATACAGACGAAACAATAAGCTGGGATCATATTGCGCAACAATCGGCAGTCGCTGTAGCATAA
- a CDS encoding endonuclease/exonuclease/phosphatase family protein encodes MNYRSFCLLLLVMAFGLIGAAQQLRIATFNLRYDNPRDSGNLWVNRAPVVANLIRYHDFDVFGTQEGLKNQLDDIQHSLPQYAYSGAGRDDGKEKGEHSAIFYKTERFTLLKKGDFWLSETPEKPSMGWDGKCCYRICSWVYLQDKKTKKKFYLFNAHFDHEGIKARNESSKLVLKKINEIAKNEPVLLTGDLNGDQNSEWYKTIATSGIVKDTYSQVKYPYVNNTSFNGFGKQLAGDEIIDHVFATQQFQVQRWGLLTDSYHGKFPSDHFPVMVEMSLK; translated from the coding sequence ATGAACTACAGATCCTTTTGTTTACTGCTGCTGGTTATGGCCTTTGGCCTGATCGGCGCTGCCCAGCAGCTTCGTATTGCCACATTTAATCTCCGCTATGATAACCCGCGTGATTCAGGGAACTTATGGGTGAACAGAGCACCTGTTGTTGCCAACCTTATACGGTACCATGATTTTGATGTATTTGGTACGCAGGAAGGGTTGAAGAATCAACTCGACGATATTCAGCATTCCTTGCCTCAATATGCTTATAGTGGAGCTGGCAGAGATGATGGAAAAGAAAAAGGCGAGCACTCTGCTATCTTTTATAAAACAGAAAGGTTCACGCTTTTAAAAAAAGGCGACTTCTGGTTGTCAGAAACACCTGAGAAGCCTTCTATGGGTTGGGATGGCAAATGCTGCTACCGTATCTGTTCATGGGTGTATTTGCAGGATAAAAAAACAAAAAAGAAATTCTACCTATTCAACGCCCATTTTGATCATGAAGGAATCAAAGCGCGTAACGAAAGCAGTAAGCTGGTGTTGAAAAAGATCAATGAGATTGCCAAGAACGAGCCAGTACTTTTAACCGGCGACCTGAATGGCGATCAGAATAGCGAGTGGTATAAAACCATTGCTACTTCTGGTATTGTAAAAGATACCTACAGCCAAGTGAAATATCCCTATGTAAATAACACCTCCTTCAACGGCTTTGGTAAACAATTGGCAGGTGATGAAATCATTGACCATGTATTTGCGACCCAACAATTCCAGGTGCAGCGCTGGGGTTTATTGACGGATAGCTATCATGGTAAATTCCCGTCGGATCATTTTCCTGTAATGGTAGAAATGAGCTTGAAATAA
- a CDS encoding mechanosensitive ion channel family protein produces the protein MKNISKVLIYSVVLLLLSTTLHAQVRKDSLFKRDTSVKSDTSRHDTTRFRRSQQLALLFADTAKLTTSDYQLLIEKTFNLLNNVANKSELGLAVTSLKGRLADSDSTLAVLKDNVLNNSSVLNLRNLQVFHTLLQNLKEELKEHRTLLDSTENDLVDLRNTLRPLAGDTVLRQVWRDSTLRQQFGSQLKDMRQAFRDATGGLKSSLAEINLLQARTSSSIITTNQLLSRVNTLLATSATRIFGKEYTYLWEGDTSHLSDSTRNSLAKAYNGEQRAVRYYFKGSRSKRLYLLLIGFLFFGWMFRNIRTLKKHKALSALDRFKFVYLPSGYIVSAFVLMLCLAPFFDLHAPSAYIEFVQFLLLVILTIICWKKWPRNLFVVWIVMAVLYICFAFTHHIVNPTLGQRLWLVALNVLSVVFGMRFLTRMKDYLHLKGFLRFVIILHNVMNVLSLLCNIGGRYTLAQMLGNAAIFAFMQAIGLAVFSKICIEAILLQIVSSRVKRGIQAQFDFQSMLDSFRRLVLFLVVVLWMIVFTTNLNIYNPLLDGLTSVLSTPRRIGEASFTLGGVLLFFLIIWVAHLLQKYVGYFFGDTDADEEIQNKGQRSRLLIARLILLCLGYLLAVAASGVPIDKITIVLGALGVGIGLGLQNIVNNFVSGIILIFDRPLQIGDIVEVGDQAGRVREIGIRSSTLLTNDGAEVIIPNGDILSEQIVNWTHSHNQRRLELELVIKGSDDMEQVCSVVKQAVLGSRNIVKEREPQVLFMKLQENGFTLKVFFWCREVAKSEEARSEVLQLLHENLMKNNLVQVA, from the coding sequence ATGAAGAATATTTCGAAGGTTTTGATCTATAGTGTTGTTTTACTGTTATTATCTACAACACTGCATGCGCAGGTGCGCAAGGATAGTTTATTCAAGCGCGATACTTCCGTAAAAAGCGATACTTCCCGTCACGATACAACCCGCTTTAGAAGATCTCAACAGCTGGCTTTACTTTTTGCCGATACAGCGAAGCTGACCACCAGTGATTATCAGCTACTCATTGAGAAGACCTTTAATCTTTTAAACAATGTGGCTAATAAAAGCGAGCTTGGATTGGCGGTCACTTCTTTAAAAGGACGATTGGCTGATAGTGATTCTACGCTGGCTGTTTTAAAGGACAACGTATTAAATAATAGTAGCGTGCTGAACTTGAGGAATCTTCAGGTATTTCACACCTTATTACAAAATCTTAAAGAGGAATTAAAAGAGCACCGTACGCTGTTGGATAGTACTGAAAATGACTTGGTTGACTTGCGTAATACGTTACGACCGTTGGCGGGTGATACGGTATTACGCCAGGTTTGGCGAGACTCCACTTTGCGACAACAGTTTGGCAGTCAGCTTAAGGATATGCGACAGGCTTTTCGTGATGCTACCGGGGGACTTAAATCCAGCTTAGCGGAAATTAATCTATTGCAGGCACGTACATCTTCCAGTATTATTACCACCAATCAATTGCTGAGTAGGGTAAATACTTTGTTAGCGACATCGGCTACCCGCATTTTTGGAAAAGAGTATACGTATTTATGGGAAGGAGATACAAGCCATCTTTCAGATTCGACACGTAACTCATTGGCCAAGGCCTATAATGGAGAACAGCGGGCTGTACGTTATTATTTTAAAGGATCACGTAGTAAGCGCTTATACTTGCTGCTTATAGGGTTTTTGTTCTTTGGCTGGATGTTCCGCAATATCCGGACGCTAAAAAAGCATAAGGCGCTTTCTGCTTTGGACCGCTTTAAGTTTGTTTACCTGCCTTCAGGCTATATTGTATCGGCGTTTGTGCTGATGCTTTGTTTAGCACCATTCTTTGATTTGCATGCCCCTTCAGCCTACATTGAGTTTGTGCAGTTTCTACTGCTTGTTATTTTAACCATCATTTGCTGGAAAAAATGGCCACGCAACCTCTTTGTGGTTTGGATTGTAATGGCCGTGCTCTATATCTGTTTTGCATTTACACACCATATTGTAAATCCTACGCTTGGGCAGCGCCTTTGGTTAGTAGCTCTTAATGTTTTGTCGGTGGTGTTTGGTATGCGCTTTTTAACCCGCATGAAAGACTACTTGCATCTTAAAGGCTTCTTGCGTTTTGTTATTATTCTGCATAATGTTATGAATGTGCTCTCACTGTTGTGTAACATAGGGGGGCGATATACATTGGCGCAGATGTTGGGTAATGCTGCCATATTTGCCTTCATGCAGGCTATTGGCCTGGCGGTATTTAGTAAGATCTGCATTGAAGCCATTTTATTGCAGATTGTATCTAGCCGTGTAAAACGAGGCATACAAGCGCAGTTTGATTTTCAATCCATGTTGGATAGCTTCCGTCGTCTTGTATTGTTTTTGGTAGTGGTATTGTGGATGATTGTTTTTACCACCAACCTGAATATCTATAATCCTCTATTGGATGGCTTGACCAGCGTTCTTTCTACACCGCGACGTATTGGTGAAGCCTCGTTTACATTGGGAGGCGTTTTGTTGTTCTTCCTGATCATTTGGGTAGCGCACCTTTTACAAAAATATGTGGGTTACTTTTTTGGTGATACGGATGCTGATGAAGAGATTCAGAACAAAGGGCAGCGTTCCAGGTTACTGATAGCCCGTTTAATATTGTTATGTCTGGGCTATTTGCTGGCTGTGGCGGCTTCTGGGGTTCCTATTGATAAAATCACTATTGTACTGGGTGCGTTGGGTGTTGGTATTGGTTTAGGCTTGCAGAACATTGTAAATAATTTCGTTTCAGGGATCATTTTGATATTTGACAGACCATTGCAGATAGGCGATATTGTGGAGGTGGGTGATCAGGCTGGACGTGTTCGTGAAATTGGTATTCGCTCCAGTACCTTATTAACCAATGATGGTGCTGAAGTGATCATTCCGAATGGAGACATTCTTTCTGAGCAAATTGTAAACTGGACGCATTCGCACAACCAGCGACGCTTAGAGCTGGAGTTAGTAATAAAGGGTAGTGATGATATGGAACAAGTTTGTTCAGTAGTGAAGCAAGCAGTCCTTGGCTCCCGCAATATTGTGAAAGAGCGTGAGCCGCAAGTATTGTTTATGAAGTTGCAGGAAAATGGGTTTACGTTAAAAGTCTTTTTCTGGTGTAGAGAGGTTGCTAAGTCGGAAGAGGCCAGAAGTGAAGTGCTACAGTTGCTGCATGAAAACCTGATGAAGAATAACCTGGTACAGGTTGCCTAA
- a CDS encoding NAD(P)/FAD-dependent oxidoreductase, giving the protein MDLHSGFPFWLVKNGLLADYPALQSDLQNEEVVIIGSGISGSLAAYELCKAGFRCTMLDKRILSSGSTWASTAQLNYELDISLCDLADLYSEDFAVAVYKASLASVDKIQRIAADTAMDECLERIPSLYLSSDEKGAQAIEQEYALRRKHGFPVELLGKEQLQAFRITNRTNALYHHHAIQLDAYRMTVGLIQHCVKSGNLTVYTRTNVTKLESSDEGVTLQTDKGYTVKARFVICAPGYESAQFLPKQVMALNSTYALVTQPLPEDAFWKERCLIWETKRPYFYLRTTKDNRIMMGGGDVSFKDETARDRLIDEKEVWLLKECKTLFPHLEISADFVWCGTFGDVEDGLPFIGLYPGMDNVYFALGYGGNGTTYSLIAAEVISNLLKGEPDQRAQLFGFDRKK; this is encoded by the coding sequence ATGGATTTACATTCAGGGTTTCCCTTTTGGTTGGTAAAAAATGGGTTGTTGGCAGATTACCCTGCCCTGCAATCCGATCTACAGAATGAAGAAGTAGTCATTATTGGTTCCGGTATTTCAGGCTCCCTAGCGGCGTATGAATTGTGTAAAGCCGGTTTTCGGTGCACGATGCTGGATAAGCGAATATTGTCGAGCGGCAGTACATGGGCCAGTACAGCCCAGCTTAATTATGAACTTGATATTTCTCTTTGCGATTTAGCCGATCTCTATTCAGAGGATTTTGCAGTGGCTGTATATAAAGCCAGTTTAGCCTCTGTTGATAAAATACAAAGGATTGCTGCCGACACAGCGATGGATGAATGCCTTGAACGCATTCCCAGCCTTTATCTTTCCAGCGATGAAAAAGGCGCTCAGGCTATTGAACAGGAATATGCATTGCGTCGCAAACATGGCTTTCCTGTTGAGCTGTTAGGAAAAGAACAATTGCAGGCATTCAGAATCACCAACCGTACAAATGCCTTATATCATCATCATGCCATTCAGTTAGATGCCTACCGCATGACCGTAGGGTTAATACAGCATTGTGTAAAGTCAGGCAACCTAACTGTATATACACGCACGAATGTGACAAAGTTAGAGTCTTCAGATGAAGGGGTGACCTTACAAACTGATAAAGGATACACCGTTAAAGCGCGTTTTGTGATCTGTGCTCCTGGTTATGAGTCTGCCCAGTTCTTGCCTAAACAGGTAATGGCCCTAAACTCTACCTATGCGTTGGTAACCCAACCCTTACCGGAAGATGCCTTTTGGAAAGAACGGTGTTTGATATGGGAGACCAAGCGTCCCTATTTTTATTTACGAACTACCAAGGATAACCGTATCATGATGGGTGGGGGAGATGTATCCTTTAAAGATGAAACGGCGCGAGATCGATTGATCGATGAAAAAGAGGTGTGGTTATTAAAAGAGTGTAAAACGTTATTTCCGCACCTGGAAATTTCAGCTGATTTTGTTTGGTGTGGTACGTTTGGCGATGTAGAAGATGGCCTTCCCTTTATTGGCCTGTATCCCGGCATGGACAATGTTTATTTTGCCTTAGGTTATGGAGGTAATGGCACAACCTATAGTTTGATTGCTGCAGAAGTAATCTCTAATCTATTAAAAGGTGAGCCTGATCAACGGGCACAGCTCTTTGGATTTGACCGGAAGAAATAG
- a CDS encoding T9SS type A sorting domain-containing protein has translation MRKLYTGLLFCLFSVFLTLWGYSQTTYSFTTAGASGRMGPTQAQVDAAYPAGNTLNGNVTINTQGIQEWTVPLTGKYRITAAGAAGGGAHDFGGRGRVVQGEIELVAGDKLKVLVGQKGGDASCGSTGGGGGSFVVKFDNSVHSPVIIGGGGAGFLQPLAAAISSSDASFGSTGLNSYCNTGTGGINGNGGTGSTNGWGAGGGGYLTDGTESFYAPSWGFSPSQGLSFLNGGRGGNTVSGAFGGFGGGGGTHGCTGGGGGGGGYSGGGGSNQNTDPNAGGGGGSYIDASMSNTSDKGFNTDAGYVTIVFVFEGGVVANDQMICGSGTPTLFSSTEAASGLPIAGYQWQQSTDNNSWTDINGAEDLTYQAPSVSQTTYYRRKVTATNTAVTYSNTITITVNPIPAFDPSGFGTSICNNQSMNLDPANGGSIAGATYDWVNDNPAIGLAASGNGTISFTTTNSGATIINGIITVTPTAAGCPGTPQTFTIAVKPTPTVTTVADQVVCHNKNTNAISFLGAVAGTTYSWTNSDPSIGLAASGTGNIAAFTAVNNGSAPVTATITVTPDANGCPGSAKTFTITVNQLPTASISGGSFCQTGSQQLTVTGQAGGTFSAPAGLNISASGLIDLAASTPGTYTVTYTFSNGNCTNTTTSSITVNPLPTATISGTAVVCQSATPPAITFTGSNGTAPYTFTYNVNGGANQVVTTTSGNTYTLVVPTSVPGTYVYSLVSVKDASSTTCEKVVSGTATLTITPTPSASFSYGGTPYCATGTATPSFTGTIGGTYSAAAGLNINATTGAINLTASVPGTYTVTYTVAAAGGCDEYTRTTSVTVKALTAITTSPAAQTVCERSPVSMSVAASGAGTLQYQWRKNGVNITGATAATYTISSISTSDAASYDVVVTGDCGSVTSAAALLTVNVIPVTPGITTNGLTTFCQGGSVILTSSANSGNQWFKDGVAINGATAQSYTVTTSGNYTVRTTRNNCTSEFAAVAPVTVKALPAVPVISATGNILTSSSANNNQWYLNGRAIAGATGTTHRVQAAGLYTVQVTENGCISTSAAHNFVTTRIDNSATWNGEVTAYPNPVQKTLFIKNTTGQKLQVTLYDGFGKKVYESKLTTNEASISMEKWASGVYQLVLTNLQRNETISQTIIKL, from the coding sequence ATGAGAAAACTTTACACAGGCTTACTCTTTTGCCTCTTTAGTGTCTTTTTGACATTGTGGGGCTATTCGCAAACTACGTACTCTTTTACTACGGCCGGCGCATCAGGACGCATGGGCCCAACACAAGCACAGGTAGATGCTGCTTATCCCGCTGGCAATACCTTGAATGGTAATGTAACGATCAACACACAGGGAATCCAAGAATGGACGGTGCCCTTAACAGGTAAGTATCGCATAACTGCAGCAGGTGCAGCTGGTGGCGGTGCCCATGATTTCGGAGGCCGTGGCCGCGTTGTACAGGGAGAAATAGAATTGGTAGCAGGTGACAAATTAAAAGTATTGGTTGGTCAAAAAGGCGGAGACGCTTCCTGCGGGTCTACAGGCGGTGGTGGAGGTAGTTTTGTTGTCAAGTTTGACAATAGTGTGCACTCACCAGTGATTATTGGCGGCGGCGGCGCCGGTTTTTTACAACCGCTTGCAGCTGCTATATCTTCTTCCGATGCCTCTTTTGGGAGTACCGGATTGAATTCATATTGTAATACCGGAACTGGTGGAATTAATGGAAATGGAGGAACTGGATCTACCAATGGCTGGGGGGCCGGCGGCGGTGGCTATCTTACAGATGGAACCGAGTCTTTTTATGCTCCTTCCTGGGGATTTTCTCCATCTCAGGGGCTAAGCTTCCTGAATGGAGGTCGTGGTGGTAATACTGTCAGCGGTGCATTTGGTGGTTTCGGTGGCGGAGGTGGTACGCATGGCTGCACCGGCGGCGGTGGCGGCGGTGGCGGCTACTCTGGCGGCGGCGGTAGTAATCAAAATACAGACCCCAATGCTGGCGGCGGCGGCGGTAGTTATATCGACGCTTCTATGTCAAATACCTCAGATAAAGGTTTTAATACTGACGCAGGCTATGTAACGATCGTATTTGTATTTGAAGGTGGTGTTGTAGCCAACGATCAGATGATATGTGGTTCTGGTACCCCTACTTTATTCTCTTCTACTGAGGCTGCATCTGGCCTACCTATTGCTGGGTACCAATGGCAGCAAAGTACAGATAATAACAGCTGGACAGATATTAATGGTGCTGAAGACTTGACCTATCAGGCGCCTTCAGTTAGCCAAACTACTTATTATAGAAGAAAAGTTACAGCAACGAATACTGCTGTTACATATAGTAACACTATTACGATAACTGTAAATCCAATTCCAGCATTTGATCCTTCTGGCTTTGGAACTTCTATTTGTAACAATCAGAGCATGAATTTAGATCCTGCCAATGGTGGCAGTATTGCTGGTGCTACTTATGATTGGGTAAATGATAATCCGGCAATCGGATTGGCAGCTTCTGGTAACGGTACAATCTCTTTTACTACTACCAATTCAGGAGCTACTATTATTAATGGTATCATTACGGTTACACCAACAGCTGCTGGCTGTCCGGGTACACCGCAAACATTTACTATTGCTGTAAAACCTACACCAACGGTAACTACGGTGGCTGACCAGGTGGTTTGTCATAATAAAAATACAAACGCTATTTCTTTCTTGGGCGCAGTAGCAGGAACAACGTATAGCTGGACCAATTCTGATCCTTCTATTGGATTGGCAGCAAGCGGTACGGGAAATATTGCTGCTTTCACAGCCGTTAATAACGGAAGTGCTCCTGTAACTGCAACGATCACAGTAACGCCTGATGCAAATGGCTGTCCTGGATCTGCTAAGACCTTTACAATTACAGTTAACCAGTTGCCTACAGCTTCTATCAGTGGTGGTAGTTTCTGCCAGACAGGTAGTCAACAACTGACAGTAACCGGGCAAGCCGGCGGTACTTTCTCTGCACCTGCAGGATTGAATATCAGCGCTAGTGGATTGATTGATCTGGCTGCCAGCACTCCAGGAACTTATACGGTTACGTATACATTCTCTAATGGTAATTGTACGAACACCACTACTTCTAGTATAACGGTTAATCCGTTGCCTACAGCAACTATCAGTGGTACAGCAGTAGTTTGCCAGAGCGCAACTCCTCCAGCTATTACATTTACTGGTAGCAATGGTACTGCTCCTTATACCTTTACTTATAATGTAAATGGTGGCGCTAACCAAGTTGTAACTACTACATCGGGTAATACATATACGCTGGTAGTACCTACAAGTGTTCCTGGAACATACGTCTATTCATTAGTAAGTGTGAAAGATGCCAGCAGCACTACTTGCGAAAAAGTGGTATCTGGTACAGCTACTTTAACAATCACACCTACACCTTCAGCCAGCTTCTCTTATGGCGGTACTCCTTATTGTGCAACTGGTACAGCTACACCTAGCTTTACGGGTACTATAGGTGGTACATATTCAGCGGCTGCAGGTTTGAATATCAATGCAACTACAGGTGCTATTAACTTAACAGCATCTGTGCCTGGTACTTATACTGTTACCTATACTGTTGCTGCCGCAGGTGGTTGCGATGAGTATACTAGAACAACAAGTGTAACTGTTAAAGCTTTAACAGCAATCACTACATCGCCAGCTGCTCAAACCGTTTGTGAGCGTAGCCCGGTAAGTATGAGTGTCGCTGCGTCAGGTGCAGGTACTTTACAATATCAGTGGAGAAAGAATGGTGTGAATATTACAGGTGCAACAGCAGCTACTTACACTATTTCTAGTATTAGCACATCAGATGCTGCTTCTTATGATGTAGTGGTAACGGGTGATTGTGGTTCTGTAACATCTGCTGCCGCATTGTTGACCGTAAATGTGATTCCGGTTACTCCTGGTATTACTACTAACGGGCTTACTACATTCTGTCAAGGTGGTAGCGTAATCCTTACTTCTTCTGCTAATAGCGGCAACCAGTGGTTTAAAGATGGTGTTGCTATCAATGGTGCAACGGCTCAAAGCTATACAGTTACCACTAGCGGAAACTATACAGTAAGAACAACACGCAACAACTGTACTTCAGAATTTGCAGCAGTTGCTCCTGTAACGGTTAAAGCATTACCTGCTGTGCCTGTTATTAGCGCTACAGGCAATATATTGACTTCAAGTTCAGCCAACAATAATCAGTGGTATTTAAATGGCAGAGCAATCGCTGGTGCTACGGGTACAACCCACCGTGTTCAGGCAGCTGGCTTGTATACTGTACAGGTAACTGAGAATGGCTGTATCTCTACATCGGCAGCGCACAACTTTGTAACTACCCGCATAGATAATTCTGCTACGTGGAATGGTGAAGTAACTGCTTATCCAAACCCAGTACAGAAAACCTTGTTCATTAAGAATACAACTGGTCAGAAGTTACAAGTTACGCTGTATGATGGCTTTGGTAAGAAAGTGTACGAGTCTAAATTGACTACCAATGAAGCTTCTATTTCAATGGAGAAGTGGGCTAGTGGTGTATACCAATTAGTGCTTACCAATTTGCAACGCAACGAGACAATCAGTCAAACCATTATTAAACTTTAA
- a CDS encoding LLM class flavin-dependent oxidoreductase — MEIGVGMFGDLHINSNGEAQPAHQRLQEIIEEIKLMDEVGLDFFGIGEHHRPDYAVSSPEIVLAAAATVTKNIKLGSAVSVLSSTDPVRLYQNFATVDGISGGRAELMVGRGSFTESFPLFGFDLRDYDALFEEKLELLLQINKEKSISWNGKFRPALVNQEVYPRAVNGQLPIWVAVGGTPESVLRAGRLGLPVIFAIIGGSPEHFKALFDYYRRAYAHYDHNPDTLQVGVHMHSFFGENSQQVADEYYPLYAAQMNRIGRQRGWPPYQKQQFEHGRAPQGHLIIGDANEAIEKILHMQELFGLTRFSAHMDVGGPSHASMMKSIEIFGTKIAPKVREALKK; from the coding sequence ATGGAAATAGGTGTAGGTATGTTTGGCGATTTGCATATCAATAGCAACGGTGAAGCGCAACCGGCTCATCAGCGGTTGCAGGAGATCATTGAAGAAATAAAGTTGATGGATGAAGTAGGGCTGGACTTTTTTGGTATTGGTGAACATCACCGTCCTGATTATGCAGTATCGTCTCCCGAGATAGTATTGGCTGCTGCTGCAACAGTCACTAAAAACATAAAACTAGGGAGTGCCGTATCGGTACTTAGTTCCACTGACCCGGTGCGTTTATATCAAAATTTTGCTACGGTAGATGGTATATCAGGTGGCCGCGCTGAGCTAATGGTAGGCCGCGGTAGCTTTACCGAGTCGTTTCCTCTTTTTGGTTTTGACCTAAGAGACTATGATGCACTCTTTGAAGAGAAGCTGGAGTTGCTACTACAAATCAATAAAGAAAAAAGCATAAGCTGGAATGGGAAATTCCGACCAGCGTTGGTAAACCAGGAAGTATATCCCCGTGCTGTAAACGGACAGTTGCCCATTTGGGTGGCTGTAGGAGGTACGCCAGAGTCGGTGTTGAGGGCAGGGCGGTTAGGATTGCCTGTGATCTTTGCTATTATTGGTGGCAGCCCGGAACATTTTAAAGCCTTGTTTGATTATTACAGAAGAGCCTATGCGCATTATGATCACAACCCCGATACACTACAGGTAGGCGTACATATGCATTCCTTCTTTGGTGAGAACAGTCAGCAGGTTGCCGATGAATATTATCCATTGTATGCTGCACAAATGAACCGCATTGGTCGGCAAAGAGGTTGGCCACCCTATCAAAAGCAGCAGTTTGAACACGGAAGAGCTCCGCAAGGTCATTTGATTATTGGTGATGCCAATGAGGCTATTGAGAAGATACTCCACATGCAGGAGCTATTTGGGCTTACCCGGTTTTCTGCGCATATGGATGTAGGTGGGCCCTCACATGCATCGATGATGAAGTCGATTGAGATCTTTGGGACAAAGATCGCTCCCAAGGTGCGAGAGGCGTTGAAGAAGTAG
- a CDS encoding pirin family protein, with the protein MLDLVIDARPAAISASMKVKRILPFRLRRMVGPFIFMDHAGPIDVAPAIGSSLDVLPHPHIGLSTVSYLFGGQVTHRDSLGVEQIIRPGEVNWMTAGRGIAHSERFEDPAALVGGELEMIQTWVALPEKDEEDAPSFTNYTPEQLPIFTDKGVWMRLIAGSAYGLGNDVKTNSPLFYLHVILEPGARFGLPKGHTERGIYLAKGSVEVAGTIYHQGQMLVFTKGADPVIVAKEPTTLMLLGGEPLGERFIWWNFVSSRRERIEQAKEDWKQGRIILPPNDNQEFIPLPDDKSKPAGSAPRPEPLS; encoded by the coding sequence ATGCTCGATCTCGTTATTGACGCCCGCCCTGCTGCCATCAGTGCTTCCATGAAAGTGAAACGCATTCTTCCTTTTCGGCTTCGCCGCATGGTTGGTCCTTTCATCTTTATGGATCATGCCGGGCCTATAGACGTGGCGCCAGCAATAGGCTCATCATTAGATGTATTGCCGCATCCGCATATTGGTCTGTCTACTGTTAGTTATCTTTTTGGTGGACAAGTTACTCACCGCGACAGTCTTGGTGTAGAGCAGATCATCCGGCCGGGTGAAGTAAACTGGATGACAGCTGGTAGGGGCATAGCGCATTCTGAACGGTTTGAAGATCCTGCAGCTTTAGTGGGCGGCGAGCTGGAAATGATTCAAACCTGGGTGGCCTTACCTGAAAAGGATGAAGAAGATGCTCCTTCTTTTACGAACTATACGCCAGAGCAATTGCCCATCTTTACGGATAAGGGTGTATGGATGCGTCTTATTGCCGGTAGTGCCTATGGACTAGGTAATGATGTTAAAACTAATTCGCCATTATTTTACCTGCACGTGATACTGGAGCCGGGAGCACGTTTTGGATTACCTAAAGGGCACACAGAAAGAGGTATTTATCTGGCTAAAGGAAGTGTAGAGGTAGCTGGTACAATTTATCACCAGGGACAAATGCTGGTATTTACAAAAGGCGCAGATCCGGTAATTGTTGCCAAGGAACCAACTACATTGATGTTGCTTGGTGGTGAGCCGCTAGGTGAACGTTTCATATGGTGGAACTTTGTTTCCTCCCGGAGGGAGCGTATTGAACAGGCTAAGGAAGATTGGAAGCAAGGTCGCATTATACTGCCGCCGAATGATAATCAAGAGTTTATTCCGCTGCCGGATGATAAGTCAAAACCCGCAGGCAGTGCACCGCGCCCAGAACCACTTTCCTGA